Part of the Equus przewalskii isolate Varuska chromosome 27, EquPr2, whole genome shotgun sequence genome is shown below.
GGACACTTCTGTCGTTGGACACTTTTATTCTCAAAGTTACCAAAATGAGGGCTGTACTGGAGACAGCAGACATTGCCATAGTGGCCCTGTATTTTATCCTGGTCATGTGCATTGGTTTTTTTGCCATGTGGAAATCTAATAGAAGCACCGTGAGTGGATACTTCCTGGCGGGGCGCTCTATGACCTGGGTAGCGATTGGTGCCTCTCTGTTTGTGAGCAATATTGGGAGTGAGCACTTCATTGGGCTGGCAGGATCTGGAGCTGCAAGTGGATTTGCAGTGGGCGCATGGGAATTCAATGCCTTACTGCTTTTGCAACTTCTGGGATGGGTGTTCATCCCGATTTACATCCGGTCAGGGGTATACACCATGCCTGAATACTTGTCCAAGCGATTTGGTGGCCATAGGATTCAGGTCTATTTTGCAGCCTTGTCTCTGATTCTCTATATCTTCACCAAGCTCTCAGTGGATTTGTATTCAGGTGCCCTCTTTATCCAAGAGTCTTTGGGTTGGAACCTTTATGTGTCTGTTATCCTGCTCATTGGCATGACTGCTTTGCTGACTGTCACCGGAGGCCTTGTTGCAGTGATCTACACAGACACTCTACAGGCTCTACTCATGATCGTTGGGGCACTCACGCTTATGATTATTAGCATGATGGAGATTGGCGGGTTTGAGGAAGTTAAGAGAAGGTACATGTTGGCCTCACCCAATGTCACTTCCATCTTGTTGACATACAACCTTTCCAACACAAATTCTTGTAATGTCCACCCTAAGACAGATGCACTGAAAATGTTGCGGAATCCAACAGATGAAGATGTTCCTTGGCCTGGATTCGTTCTTGGGCAGACCCCAGCTTCAGTATGGTACTGGTGTGCTGACCAAGTCATCGTGCAGAGGGTCCTAGCGGCTAAAAACATTGCTCATGCCAAAGGCTCTACTCTTATGGCTGGCTTCTTAAAGCTTCTACCAATGTTTATCATAGTTGTCCCAGGAATGATTTCCAGGATACTGTTTGCTGATGATATAGCTTGCATCAACCCAGAGCACTGCATGCAAGTGTGTGGAAGCAGAGCTGGGTGCTCTAATATTGCTTACCCACGCCTGGTGATGAAGCTGGTTCCCGTGGGCCTCCGGGGCTTAATGATGGCAGTGATGATTGCGGCTCTGATGAGTGACTTGGACTCTATCTTTAACAGTGCCAGTACCATATTCACCCTCGATGTATACAAACTCATCCGCAAGAGTGCAAGCTCCCGGGAACTCATGATTGTGGGGAGGATATTTGTGGCTTTTATGGTGGTGATCAGCATTGCATGGGTGCCAATCATCGTGGAGATGCAAGGAGGCCAGATGTACCTTTACATTCAGGAGGTAGCAGATTACCTGACGCCCCCGGTTGCGGCCCTGTTCCTTCTGTCCATTTTCTGGAAGCGCTGCAATGAACAAGGGGCTTTCTATGGTGGAATGGCCGGCTTTATTCTTGGAGCAGTCCGTTTGACACTAGCCTTTGCCTACCGTGCCCCAGAATGTGACCAACCTGATAACAGGCCAGGCTTCATCAAAGACATCCATTACATGTATGTGGCCACAGCATTGTTTTGGGTCACAGGACTCATTACTGTAATTGTTAGCCTTCTCACGCCACCTCCCACGAAGGAACAGATTCGTACCACCACCTTTTGGTCTAAGAAGAGCGTGGTGGTGAAGGAGAGCTGCTCCCCAAAAGACGAACCGTACAAGATGCAAGAGAAGAGCATTCTGAGATGCAGTGAGAATAGTGAGTCCATCAACCACATCATTCCCAATGGGAAATCTGAAGATAGCATTAAGGGCCTTCAGCCGGAAGATGTTAATCTGTTGGTGACCTGCAGAGAGGAGGGCAACCCAGTGGCTTCCTTAGGTCATTCAGAAGCAGAAACACCAGTAGATGCTTATTCCAATGGGCAAGCAGCTCTCAtgggtgagaaagagagaaagaaagaaacagaggatgGAAGCCGGTACTGGAAGTTCATAGATTGGTTCTGTGGCTTTAAAAGTAAGAGCCTCAGCAAGAGGAGTCTCAGAGACCTGATGGAGGAGGAGGCTGTTTGTTTACAGATGCTGGAAGAGCCTCCGCAAGTTAAACTAATACTAAATATTGGACTTGTTGCTGTGTGTTCACTTGGaattttcatgtttgtttatttctccttgtgaACTTTTAAGGATATGATGAGACATTAACTTAAGAAAATACTGGTCTTTGAAAAAAAACTTATGTAACTGTTGCATCTCTCAGGCATTGTTTACGCTGTAGGTTTTAGCCAAATTTTACTTAGCAGAAAATCATCTATTTGCAAGACTTTATTTTCCCAGAGATGGATGAAAGTAAATTTTCAACCTAAATGAAGTAAAACTTGTTTAACAGATTGAATTGTGCAAATgtggtttaaaattttccataccAAAGTAAGGAGAGACCAATTATTCTCATAGCACACTTAGGGCAGAATATATGCTAAGATATGACGATAAGGTATACTGTGTGCACTGCCACATCTCGGTTAGACCTCCTTAACCTGGAGTGGAAGACTTGcgcatttaaaagttttttcctctgtctctgtaATCCCTACCACCATTAAAAAACCTGAATTTGTAGACATTGTATAATCAATCATGTACCGAAAATCTGACTGATGTGCTTGTGGGGTACTTGTTTCGGGACAAGTTAGTTTGTTAGTTAGTTTGCCATTAGCATGAGTATTTGGATTCTGATtaccaaaagaaaggaagaagaatgtTTTCCTGTAGC
Proteins encoded:
- the SLC5A3 gene encoding sodium/myo-inositol cotransporter, with product MRAVLETADIAIVALYFILVMCIGFFAMWKSNRSTVSGYFLAGRSMTWVAIGASLFVSNIGSEHFIGLAGSGAASGFAVGAWEFNALLLLQLLGWVFIPIYIRSGVYTMPEYLSKRFGGHRIQVYFAALSLILYIFTKLSVDLYSGALFIQESLGWNLYVSVILLIGMTALLTVTGGLVAVIYTDTLQALLMIVGALTLMIISMMEIGGFEEVKRRYMLASPNVTSILLTYNLSNTNSCNVHPKTDALKMLRNPTDEDVPWPGFVLGQTPASVWYWCADQVIVQRVLAAKNIAHAKGSTLMAGFLKLLPMFIIVVPGMISRILFADDIACINPEHCMQVCGSRAGCSNIAYPRLVMKLVPVGLRGLMMAVMIAALMSDLDSIFNSASTIFTLDVYKLIRKSASSRELMIVGRIFVAFMVVISIAWVPIIVEMQGGQMYLYIQEVADYLTPPVAALFLLSIFWKRCNEQGAFYGGMAGFILGAVRLTLAFAYRAPECDQPDNRPGFIKDIHYMYVATALFWVTGLITVIVSLLTPPPTKEQIRTTTFWSKKSVVVKESCSPKDEPYKMQEKSILRCSENSESINHIIPNGKSEDSIKGLQPEDVNLLVTCREEGNPVASLGHSEAETPVDAYSNGQAALMGEKERKKETEDGSRYWKFIDWFCGFKSKSLSKRSLRDLMEEEAVCLQMLEEPPQVKLILNIGLVAVCSLGIFMFVYFSL